One part of the Triticum dicoccoides isolate Atlit2015 ecotype Zavitan unplaced genomic scaffold, WEW_v2.0 scaffold89972, whole genome shotgun sequence genome encodes these proteins:
- the LOC119348363 gene encoding mitochondrial fission 1 protein A-like: protein MDGHVGQFFESVSSIFRGSDTLPVCDRDIIAGCETEVAEAANEEQKNDSLMRLSWALVHSRQPEDVNRGIGMLEASFGKSNSPLQTREKLYLLAVGHYRNGDYTRSRELLERCLE, encoded by the exons ATGGACGGGCACGTCGGCCAGTTCTTCGAGTCGGTGAGCTCGATCTTCCGCGGGAGCGACACCCTCCCCGTGTGCGACCGCGACATCATCGCC GGTTGTGAGACAGAGGTTGCTGAGGCTGCAAATGAAGAACAGAAGAACGACAGCCTCATGAGACTGTCATGGGCGCTTGTTCACTCTAGGCAGCCCGAGGATGTCAACCGCGGCATTGGAATGCTTGAAG CTTCTTTCGGCAAGTCTAACAGTCCGCTACAAACAAGGGAGAAGCTCTATTTGTTGGCTGTTGGACACTACAGAAATGGGGATTACACAAGAAGCCGTGAGCTTCTGGAAAGATGC